In Clostridium thermosuccinogenes, the genomic stretch TGCAGTTCGAAGGTATGAAACACCACCTGGTAAACAGGCTCAGATGGACTGGGGTATTATCCACTACATAGATGAGAGAGGAAATACCCATAAAGCCCCGGTTTTCATAATGATACTGGGCAATTCAAGGTGTAAGTATATTGAGTTTACTAAACGTTGCGACATATACAGCTTATTAAGATGCATAGTAAACGCTTTTGAGTATTACGGTGGTGTACCGGAGGTAGTTCTGACAGATAGAATGAAGACTGTAATAAACGGCAGTGAGGCAGGAAAGCCGATATGGAACAGTAGATTTGAAGATTTTGCCGCAGACATGGGTTTTGTACCGAAGGTATGCCGGGTAAAAAGGCCCCAAACAAAAGGAAAAGTTGAACGCCTAGTGGATTATGTGAAGGATAACTTTCTACCGGGAAGACAGTTTAAGGATCTGCATGATTTAAACTCTCAAGCATTTGAATGGTGTAGGAAGGTAGACAGTAAGATCCACGGGACTACCGGGGAAATACCTCTTGAAGCATTAAACAAAGAACCCCTTCTGCCACTACCAGATAAAGCTGTTCGCGATAAATACAGATGGGAAACAAGAAATGTAACAAGGGACGGATTTGTAAGCTATGACGGTGCCAAATACGGTATACCCTGGCAGTATAGCGGCAGGGAAGTAAGAGTAAGGACATGTGGTGATTTCTTTGAAGCTTACTATGGTGAGGTAAGAATAGCTTGCCACAAAGTAGAGTACGCATCGGGCAAGATAGTGTGGCTTAAGGGCCAATACCAAGGCCTTGCCGAAAGGGGTGGCATAGCGGTTCCCCTTCCCTTCGCCAGGAAGAAAGAAACAGAAACAGTAGAGATACGGTCTTTAAGCGTGTACGATACACTGGTGGGGGTGATATCCAATGGTTGAGCTGGAACATACCCGCAGCCTTCTGTCTGAGCTTGGTTTGAATACGGCCTCCGAGCTTTTGGATGCAAAGCTTGAAGATGCGATGCATAAAAACTCAACCTATCTGTCGTTCTTAAGTGAACTTCTGGAAGCCGAGATTCAAGAGAAAAAACGCCGCAGCGAAGAAACAAGGATTAAGCTGTCCAGGCTTCCGCATAGAAAGACACTGGAAGAGTTTGATTTTGGATTCCAACCCAGCATAGATGTAAGGCAAATCAGAGCGTTATCAACACTTGCTTTTGTGGCAAGGAAGGAGAATGTAATTTTTTTAGGACCACCTGGAGTCGGCAAAACTCACCTTGCAGTGGGAATCGCAATGCAAGCCTTAAAGTCCGGTATGACTGTATATTATGCCAGCCTTGCGCATCTGATATCAGATTTAAAGAAGGCAAATCTGCAAGAAAAACTAGCGCGCAGGTGGCGTGTATATACCCGGCCCGACATACTGATTATAGATGAAGTGGGATATATGCAGCTAGATCGTGCATCAGCGGAATTATTCTTTAGGCTTATATGCGCAAGGTATGAAAACGGCAGTATAATACTAACCAGTAACAAATACTTCGGAGACTGGGGAGAGCTTATGAATGATACAGTAATAGCTACAGCTATGCTCGATAGATTACTGCATCATGCACATATCATAAACATAAGGGGTGAGAGCTATAGACTGAAAAACAGGATAAAAGGCGGTGTCAAAGTAGTACCCCCGGCTGATATCCCGGGATTGGATAATATGGCACGGGGTGTTCAAACAAAAACCGGCGATTGAAGACCGGCGAATGGGTCAATTTTTAACCGGCGATTCGGTCAAAAATATCCCGGCGTTGACATCATTGAGAAAAATAGTAATTCAGCGGGTTTTGGATTAGTTTATTTAGG encodes the following:
- the istA gene encoding IS21 family transposase; its protein translation is MIRSGTINMIHEGAQKGKSAYAIGKELGISKNTAKKYMNQPKAEHGLKGRTKPSKLDPFKPEINEMIENGIFNCVVILERLKDMGYTGGITIIKDYVKPFRPARSAPAVRRYETPPGKQAQMDWGIIHYIDERGNTHKAPVFIMILGNSRCKYIEFTKRCDIYSLLRCIVNAFEYYGGVPEVVLTDRMKTVINGSEAGKPIWNSRFEDFAADMGFVPKVCRVKRPQTKGKVERLVDYVKDNFLPGRQFKDLHDLNSQAFEWCRKVDSKIHGTTGEIPLEALNKEPLLPLPDKAVRDKYRWETRNVTRDGFVSYDGAKYGIPWQYSGREVRVRTCGDFFEAYYGEVRIACHKVEYASGKIVWLKGQYQGLAERGGIAVPLPFARKKETETVEIRSLSVYDTLVGVISNG
- the istB gene encoding IS21-like element helper ATPase IstB, with the translated sequence MVELEHTRSLLSELGLNTASELLDAKLEDAMHKNSTYLSFLSELLEAEIQEKKRRSEETRIKLSRLPHRKTLEEFDFGFQPSIDVRQIRALSTLAFVARKENVIFLGPPGVGKTHLAVGIAMQALKSGMTVYYASLAHLISDLKKANLQEKLARRWRVYTRPDILIIDEVGYMQLDRASAELFFRLICARYENGSIILTSNKYFGDWGELMNDTVIATAMLDRLLHHAHIINIRGESYRLKNRIKGGVKVVPPADIPGLDNMARGVQTKTGD